A genomic segment from Verrucomicrobiaceae bacterium encodes:
- a CDS encoding TlpA family protein disulfide reductase produces MTHRILALILLTAASTLRAGPLGDEIRKQIDDYENSVRANTLKIIHATSEEEKAKYRSTIPSAEPCVKKLMELVKANPEDADAVKAVTWLAISGASYPEGQEALRLLTEKYAASAGIAETVKQFEYRGLSAEPFLKAVVEKNTNRPELAAALYALGAVHFKNYDTALDKATVEASKKTAMESFQRLAAEFSDVTIQGFKLNDQASKMLFEMANLQPGCEAPAIQGKDQDGKECKLSDYRGKHVVIAFWGGWCHACHGLMPILSAYAQESQAKPIAVLGVNTDLESEARNAIAQNGANFRHILDNTNSGPNTTLYAPRAFPTLHLIGPDGIILLKNSSLEAIRQRIEADLAAKAGAAGK; encoded by the coding sequence ATGACACACCGTATTCTAGCCCTCATCCTACTCACGGCGGCGTCCACGCTGCGTGCTGGCCCACTCGGAGATGAAATCCGCAAGCAGATCGACGACTACGAGAACTCTGTCCGCGCAAACACACTGAAAATCATCCACGCCACATCCGAGGAGGAAAAGGCGAAATACCGCAGCACCATCCCCAGTGCCGAGCCCTGTGTGAAAAAACTCATGGAGCTGGTGAAGGCCAATCCTGAAGATGCGGATGCCGTCAAAGCCGTGACCTGGCTAGCCATCAGCGGTGCCAGCTATCCAGAGGGGCAAGAGGCGCTGAGACTGCTCACCGAGAAATACGCTGCCAGCGCAGGTATCGCAGAGACAGTGAAGCAATTCGAGTACCGTGGCCTGTCTGCCGAGCCGTTTTTAAAGGCGGTGGTCGAAAAAAACACGAACCGACCCGAGCTCGCAGCGGCACTCTATGCCCTCGGAGCGGTGCATTTCAAAAACTACGATACCGCGCTCGATAAAGCCACCGTGGAGGCCTCAAAGAAGACCGCGATGGAGAGCTTTCAGCGTCTGGCGGCTGAGTTCAGCGATGTCACGATCCAGGGATTCAAGCTCAACGACCAAGCCTCCAAGATGCTCTTTGAAATGGCCAATTTGCAGCCCGGCTGCGAAGCGCCCGCCATCCAGGGCAAAGACCAGGACGGCAAAGAATGCAAACTGAGTGATTACCGTGGCAAGCATGTCGTCATCGCCTTCTGGGGCGGCTGGTGCCACGCATGCCATGGACTGATGCCCATTCTCAGTGCCTATGCGCAGGAGAGCCAGGCCAAGCCCATCGCCGTCCTCGGCGTGAACACCGATCTCGAAAGCGAAGCACGCAACGCCATCGCCCAAAATGGCGCGAACTTCCGCCACATCCTCGATAACACCAACAGCGGGCCGAACACCACGCTCTACGCCCCACGGGCATTCCCCACGCTGCACCTCATCGGGCCAGACGGCATCATTTTGCTGAAAAACTCCTCTCTGGAGGCCATCCGCCAGCGCATTGAGGCGGATCTCGCGGCGAAAGCGG